The Heliangelus exortis chromosome 21, bHelExo1.hap1, whole genome shotgun sequence genome includes a window with the following:
- the PAFAH1B1 gene encoding platelet-activating factor acetylhydrolase IB subunit beta, which produces MVLSQRQRDELNRAIADYLRSNGYEEAYSVFKKEAELDVNEELDKKYAGLLEKKWTSVIRLQKKVMELESKLNEAKEEFTSGGPLGQKRDPKEWIPRPPEKYALSGHRSPVTRVIFHPVFSVMVSASEDATIKVWDYETGDFERTLKGHTDSVQDISFDHTGKLLASCSADMTIKLWDFQGFECIRTMHGHDHNVSSVAIMPNGDHIVSASRDKTIKMWEVQTGYCVKTFTGHREWVRMVRPNQDGTLIASCSNDQTVRVWVVATKECKAELREHEHVVECISWAPESSYSTISEATGSETKKSGKPGPFLLSGSRDKTIKMWDISTGMCLMTLVGHDNWVRGVLFHSGGKFILSCADDKTLRVWDFKNKRCMKTLNAHEHFVTSLDFHKTAPYVVTGSVDQTVKVWECR; this is translated from the exons ATGGTGCTGTCACAAAGGCAACGAGATGAACT aaATCGAGCAATAGCAGATTACCTTCGTTCTAATGGCTATGAAGAGGCATATTCCgtttttaaaaaggaagctgAGTTAGATGTG AATGAAGAGTTAGATAAGAAGTATGCTGGACTTCTGGAGAAAAAATGGACATCTGTTATAAGATTACAAAAGAAG GTAATGGAATTAGAATCGAAACTGAATGAAGCTAAGGAAGAATTTACATCAGGGGGACCCCTTGGTCAGAAACGAGACCCTAAAGAGTGGATTCCTCGTCCTCCAGAGAAGTATGCACTGAGTGGACACAGGAGTCCTGTCACTCGAGTCATTTTCCATCCAGTTTTCAGTGTTATGGTCTCTGCTTCAGAGGATGCCACAATAAAG GTGTGGGATTATGAGACAGGAGATTTTGAACGAACCCTTAAGGGGCATACAGACTCTGTGCAAGATATTTCCTTTGACCACACTGGCAAACTGTTGGCCTCCTGTTCTGCTGATATGACCATTAAGCTATGGGATTTCCAGGGCTTTGAGTGCATCAGAACTATGCATG GTCATGATCATAATGTTTCTTCAGTAGCCATCATGCCCAATGGAGATCATATAGTTTCTGCCTCAAGGGATAAAACTATCAAAATGTGGGAAGTCCAAACAGG TTACTGCGTGAAGACTTTCACGGGTCACAGGGAATGGGTGCGCATGGTGCGGCCCAACCAGGATGGCACCCTGATTGCCAGCTGCTCCAACGACCAGACGGTGCGGGTCTGGGTGGTAGCCACCAAGGAGTGCAAAGCTGAGCTCAGAGAGCATGAGCACGTGGTAGAATGCATTTCCTGGGCTCCCGAGAGCTCCTACTCCACCATATCAGAAGCTACGGGATCAGAG ACTAAGAAGAGTGGCAAGCCTGGGCCTTTTCTGCTGTCTGGATCCAGAGACAAGACCATTAAGATGTGGGACATTAGCACTGGCATGTGCCTTATGACACTT GTGGGCCATGATAACTGGGTACGTGGCGTTCTGTTCCATTCTGggggaaaatttattttgagcTGTGCTGATGACAAGACTCTACGTGTCTGGGACTTCAAGAACAAGCGATGCATGAAAACCCTCAATGCGCACGAACACTTTGTTACCTCTTTGG ATTTCCACAAGACGGCACCATATGTGGTTACTGGAAGTGTAGATCAAACAGTAAAAGTGTGGGAGTGCCGTTGA